From the genome of Amycolatopsis granulosa:
CGTCAAGGCGTCCGGGTTCGGCCGCGAGGGCGGGGCCGAGGGCATCGAGGAATACCTCGACGTGAAGTACCTGGCCCTGGCGCTCAACGAAAGCTGACCACCACAGTCCGGTTCGGACAGTCCTAGTGCGTGCCCTCCCGCAGGTGCGCGCTGACCGGGATCACCAGCGGGGTGCCGGAGACCGGATCCGGCAGGACCTTCGCCGACAGGCCGAAGACCTCGTCCAGCAGCGGTTCGGTCAGCACCTCGGACGGTGCGCCCTGCGCGAGAATGCGCCCGCCACGCATGGCGACCAGCGTGTCGGCGTAGCGGGCCGCCAGGTTGAGGTCGTGCAGGACCATCACGACCGTCGTGCCGCGGTCGCGGTGCAGGCGGTGCACCAGGTCCAGCACGTCGATCTGGTGCGCCAGGTCGAGGTAGGTGATCGGCTCGTCCAGCAGCAGGAGCCCGGTCTCCTGCGCCAGTGTCATCGAGATCCACGCGCGCTGCCGCTGCCCGCCGGACAGTTCGTCCACCACGCGGTCGGCGAGCACGTCCATTCCGGTCAGCCGCAGCGCGGTGGAGATCGCGTCCTCGTCCGAGGACGACCACTGCCGGTACCAGCGCTGGTGCGGGTGCCGTCCGCGTGCCACCAGGTCGCCGAC
Proteins encoded in this window:
- a CDS encoding ABC transporter ATP-binding protein, whose translation is MTSRLRAQGLKLGYGERLVVGGLDLDVLDGTITAIIGPNGCGKSTLLRALARLLAPREGAVLLDGKRIDKLPTREVAKVVGLLPQSPVAPEGLTVGDLVARGRHPHQRWYRQWSSSDEDAISTALRLTGMDVLADRVVDELSGGQRQRAWISMTLAQETGLLLLDEPITYLDLAHQIDVLDLVHRLHRDRGTTVVMVLHDLNLAARYADTLVAMRGGRILAQGAPSEVLTEPLLDEVFGLSAKVLPDPVSGTPLVIPVSAHLREGTH